One genomic segment of Trichococcus shcherbakoviae includes these proteins:
- the uvsE gene encoding UV DNA damage repair endonuclease UvsE codes for MSIGYACLNIGTPNTNIRSLMQRNAIPERLTEVTAHNLAALERMIDYNRKNDIKLFRISSDLIPFGSSPVNALAWPEIHKEAFDRIGSKIRKSGMRVSLHPGQYTVLNSPTEDVVARAIADLIYHDRILTALGTNQTNKIVLHVGGIYGDKKEALQRFEQNFRRLPEPVQNRLIIENDDRLYNIEEVLELADRLQIPAVYDNLHHAINPSPSGGADPYWIAEAKKTWKEADGKQKIHYSQQAPGKRPGAHTDTIHLETFLTFHEQLEDKQIDIMLEVKDKNLSAIKCQNATTIAPKASLLEKEWGRYKYAILERSPAIYQAIRTLLKDKEAYPVQEFYRLIDSAFAVETNPGYAENAAAHVWGYFKKQANEAERRQYEKNLSNYRNNTGTLATLKRQLFKLADKYDSEYLLQSLYFYL; via the coding sequence ATGTCCATCGGCTATGCCTGCCTCAACATCGGCACACCCAACACGAACATCCGAAGCCTCATGCAACGCAACGCGATCCCGGAAAGGCTGACGGAGGTGACCGCGCACAACCTCGCCGCCCTGGAGCGGATGATCGACTACAACCGCAAGAACGACATCAAATTGTTCCGCATCAGTTCGGATCTGATCCCATTCGGTTCGAGTCCGGTCAATGCACTTGCTTGGCCGGAAATCCACAAAGAAGCCTTCGACCGCATCGGCTCCAAGATCCGAAAAAGCGGTATGCGCGTCTCCCTGCATCCGGGCCAATACACCGTCCTGAATTCGCCGACCGAAGACGTCGTCGCGCGCGCCATCGCCGATCTGATTTACCACGACAGAATCCTGACCGCACTTGGGACCAATCAAACCAACAAAATCGTCCTGCATGTCGGGGGCATCTATGGGGATAAAAAAGAAGCACTTCAGCGCTTCGAACAGAATTTCCGCCGACTTCCGGAACCTGTCCAAAACCGGTTGATCATCGAGAACGACGATCGGCTCTACAACATCGAAGAGGTCCTCGAACTGGCGGACCGACTCCAGATCCCTGCCGTCTACGATAATCTGCACCATGCCATCAATCCGTCTCCTTCAGGAGGCGCCGATCCATACTGGATCGCCGAAGCCAAAAAAACCTGGAAAGAAGCGGATGGAAAGCAAAAAATCCATTACTCCCAGCAGGCGCCAGGCAAACGGCCCGGTGCCCATACCGATACGATCCACCTAGAGACTTTCCTAACTTTCCACGAACAGCTGGAGGACAAACAGATCGACATCATGCTGGAAGTGAAGGACAAAAACCTGTCCGCCATCAAATGCCAAAACGCGACGACAATCGCGCCAAAAGCATCACTGTTGGAAAAAGAATGGGGCCGCTACAAGTACGCCATCCTCGAAAGATCGCCGGCGATTTATCAAGCCATCCGCACATTGCTGAAGGACAAAGAAGCCTACCCGGTCCAAGAATTCTATCGCCTCATCGACAGCGCCTTCGCTGTAGAAACAAATCCCGGCTACGCCGAAAACGCCGCAGCCCACGTATGGGGCTACTTCAAGAAACAAGCGAATGAAGCCGAGCGCAGACAGTACGAAAAGAACCTCAGCAACTACCGGAACAACACAGGCACGCTGGCAACATTGAAACGCCAGCTTTTTAAGCTAGCTGATAAATATGACTCGGAATATCTGTTGCAGTCTTTATACTTCTATCTATGA
- a CDS encoding glycosyltransferase family 4 protein translates to MKKALMFASVASMIDLFNMDNIKILEDLGYTVDVACNFEQGSITSQDKVNEFREELEKKGISAYHIPVPRKIIAIGSMMKAYKKLSELLKENNYDIVHCHSPIGGVIARMACKKYRKSGTKVIYTAHGFHFYTGAPILNWILFYPIERYCAKCTDVIITINLEDYSRAKNFKSKKIEYVPGIGIDVKSIQSSRADKKMIRTKLGINNEDFLLFSAGQLSKRKNHEVIINALSKVKSNNVKFLLCGLGELEDYLKNLSEKLGIEDRVIFAGYRNDVKELLYAADCFVFPSLQEGLPVALMEAMAVGIPVICTDIRGNTDLIKNGKGGYILKTDDVDGFAEKIDEVNRDRLLAQKFCDTNINTIKQFDSNIIKEHMNIIYSSINKENY, encoded by the coding sequence TTGAAAAAAGCATTAATGTTTGCATCTGTTGCTTCAATGATAGATTTATTTAATATGGATAATATTAAGATATTAGAAGATTTAGGTTATACAGTTGATGTTGCTTGTAATTTTGAACAAGGTAGTATTACTTCTCAAGACAAAGTGAACGAATTCAGAGAGGAGTTAGAAAAAAAGGGAATTAGCGCCTATCATATTCCTGTACCAAGAAAAATTATAGCAATTGGCTCGATGATGAAGGCTTATAAAAAATTAAGTGAGTTGTTGAAGGAGAACAATTATGATATTGTTCACTGTCACTCCCCTATCGGTGGGGTTATTGCAAGAATGGCTTGTAAAAAATATCGAAAAAGTGGCACAAAGGTTATTTATACAGCTCATGGATTTCATTTTTATACAGGAGCCCCTATACTTAATTGGATTTTATTTTATCCTATTGAAAGATATTGCGCTAAATGTACAGATGTTATTATAACTATAAATTTAGAAGACTACAGTAGAGCAAAGAATTTCAAATCAAAAAAAATTGAATATGTTCCTGGAATTGGGATAGATGTAAAGTCAATTCAATCATCGAGAGCAGATAAAAAAATGATTCGCACAAAACTGGGTATCAATAATGAAGATTTTTTGCTCTTTAGTGCAGGACAGCTTTCAAAACGTAAGAATCATGAAGTTATCATTAATGCTCTATCTAAAGTGAAATCAAACAATGTAAAGTTCTTACTTTGCGGTTTGGGGGAGCTTGAGGATTATTTAAAGAATCTTTCAGAAAAGCTAGGCATTGAAGACAGAGTGATTTTTGCTGGGTATAGGAATGATGTGAAAGAATTGCTTTATGCTGCGGATTGTTTTGTATTTCCATCACTACAAGAAGGCCTACCAGTAGCTTTGATGGAGGCGATGGCAGTAGGAATACCTGTTATTTGTACAGATATTAGAGGCAATACAGATCTAATTAAAAATGGAAAAGGTGGGTATATTTTAAAAACTGATGATGTAGATGGATTTGCTGAGAAGATTGATGAAGTAAACAGAGACAGA
- a CDS encoding sugar transferase, with translation MEYLKVKRVIDLVLSVLAAVILSPLFLILFIAIKMDTPGPIFFKQKRVGINKTHFNILKFRTMRIDTPKDTPTHLLGNPDQYITKVGKFLRKTSLDELPQIFNIIKGEMSIIGPRPALWNQYDLIAERDKYNANDVRPGLTGWAQINGRDELPITVKSELDGEYIQKMNFAFDVKCFVGTITSVLKSDGVIEGGTGTLSEGGNQ, from the coding sequence ATGGAGTATTTGAAAGTAAAAAGAGTGATTGACTTAGTTCTTTCGGTATTGGCCGCAGTCATTTTATCGCCATTATTCTTAATTTTATTTATTGCAATAAAAATGGATACGCCGGGGCCAATCTTCTTTAAACAAAAGAGAGTCGGCATCAATAAAACGCATTTCAATATTTTGAAGTTCCGTACGATGCGTATCGATACACCCAAGGACACACCAACGCATTTATTAGGAAATCCAGATCAGTACATCACAAAGGTCGGCAAATTCCTGAGAAAAACAAGCCTGGATGAATTGCCTCAAATTTTCAATATCATCAAAGGCGAAATGTCTATCATTGGACCGCGCCCAGCATTGTGGAACCAGTACGACTTGATTGCTGAAAGAGATAAATACAATGCAAATGATGTTCGCCCTGGTTTGACCGGTTGGGCTCAAATCAATGGCCGTGATGAGCTACCGATTACTGTCAAATCTGAGTTGGATGGAGAATACATTCAAAAAATGAATTTCGCTTTCGATGTGAAATGCTTTGTCGGAACCATAACGAGCGTTTTGAAAAGTGACGGAGTTATTGAAGGCGGCACAGGAACACTAAGTGAAGGAGGTAATCAATAG
- a CDS encoding Gfo/Idh/MocA family oxidoreductase: MKETVWGMIGCGDVTEKKSGPGLYKADGSRLKGVYNRTEAKSHDWVKRHGNGQVYATVEELLADEEITAVYIATPPATHFDYAMQVIAANKVPLIEKPMARTFEECQAILDAAEEKDLPVFVSFYRRALEKFQKIKELLDDGTIGQPQLVEIRQYQQPATEDFDKENLPWRLLPAAGGGKDLDIQVHVLDYLTYYFGDITAMTGIVENRAGLYEVEDTVSASFRFANGVVGSAAWCYVADFELDEVTIIGSEGTLVFEGTSFEWIRLIKDGETTTYTFETPEHVAMPFIQTVVDELNGKAKSPADAASATNGIRMFDVLLKDYRKRYER, encoded by the coding sequence ATGAAAGAGACTGTATGGGGAATGATCGGCTGCGGCGATGTAACGGAGAAGAAAAGTGGTCCGGGGCTCTATAAAGCGGACGGGTCCCGTTTGAAGGGGGTATACAATCGCACCGAAGCCAAGTCGCATGATTGGGTGAAACGCCACGGAAACGGTCAGGTGTACGCAACAGTCGAGGAACTGCTGGCGGACGAAGAAATCACGGCTGTCTACATCGCCACACCGCCGGCCACGCATTTCGACTATGCCATGCAGGTGATTGCGGCGAACAAGGTGCCGTTGATTGAGAAACCGATGGCGCGCACGTTCGAGGAATGCCAAGCGATACTGGATGCGGCCGAGGAAAAAGACTTGCCGGTATTCGTCAGCTTCTACCGCCGGGCGCTCGAGAAATTCCAGAAAATCAAGGAACTGCTGGATGATGGCACCATCGGCCAACCGCAATTGGTGGAAATTCGCCAATACCAGCAACCAGCCACTGAAGACTTCGACAAGGAAAACTTGCCTTGGCGGCTGTTGCCGGCTGCAGGAGGCGGGAAGGATCTGGATATCCAAGTGCATGTTCTCGATTATTTGACCTATTACTTCGGCGACATCACAGCGATGACCGGCATCGTCGAGAACCGGGCCGGACTCTATGAAGTCGAGGACACCGTGTCGGCATCCTTCCGTTTCGCGAACGGTGTCGTCGGATCGGCCGCCTGGTGCTATGTCGCGGACTTCGAACTGGATGAAGTGACGATCATCGGATCGGAAGGGACATTGGTCTTCGAAGGCACAAGTTTCGAGTGGATTCGCCTCATCAAGGACGGAGAAACAACAACCTACACTTTCGAAACGCCGGAGCATGTCGCCATGCCGTTTATCCAAACCGTCGTTGACGAACTGAACGGTAAAGCGAAAAGTCCGGCCGATGCCGCCAGCGCAACCAACGGCATCCGCATGTTTGATGTTCTATTGAAGGATTACCGTAAAAGATACGAGCGCTGA
- a CDS encoding NAD-dependent epimerase/dehydratase family protein: MKRILLTGANSYIGTCFEKWVSQWPEEYQVETVDTRNGEWKELDFSPYDTLFHVAGIAHQDAKADQEELYYKVNRDLTIEIAQKAKAEGVQQIIFMSSMIVYGASSKIGETKIITRDTVPQPANFYGDSKLQAEQGILPLQSDDFNVVVIRPPMIYGKGSKGNYPLLAKFANKSPIFPDIDNQRSMLHIDNLTEFIRLMIVNEEKGIFFPQNEEYIKTSEMVSLIAEANGKKIRLIYLFNPTLKILSRKVNVINKVFGSLLYDKEISMYKKSYQINNLRKSINKTEG, translated from the coding sequence ATGAAGAGAATATTGCTTACAGGTGCCAATAGCTATATTGGCACCTGTTTTGAAAAATGGGTCTCACAGTGGCCGGAAGAATATCAAGTGGAAACTGTTGACACAAGAAATGGTGAATGGAAAGAACTTGATTTTTCTCCATACGACACGCTTTTTCACGTAGCGGGCATTGCCCACCAAGATGCGAAAGCTGATCAAGAAGAACTCTACTACAAAGTTAATCGAGATCTTACTATTGAAATTGCTCAAAAAGCTAAAGCTGAAGGAGTCCAGCAGATCATCTTTATGAGCAGCATGATTGTTTATGGTGCAAGCAGCAAAATTGGTGAAACCAAAATAATCACGAGAGATACAGTCCCGCAACCGGCTAATTTCTATGGGGACAGCAAACTACAGGCGGAACAAGGTATCCTTCCTTTACAGTCGGATGATTTCAATGTAGTAGTTATACGTCCGCCAATGATATACGGTAAGGGCTCAAAAGGGAACTATCCGTTATTGGCAAAGTTTGCTAATAAATCACCCATATTTCCAGATATCGACAATCAAAGAAGTATGCTTCATATCGATAATTTAACTGAATTTATTCGATTAATGATTGTAAATGAGGAAAAGGGCATCTTTTTTCCACAGAATGAAGAATATATAAAGACCTCAGAAATGGTAAGCTTAATAGCTGAAGCTAATGGGAAAAAAATCAGATTGATTTACCTATTTAATCCTACACTGAAAATATTAAGTAGAAAAGTAAACGTCATAAACAAAGTGTTTGGGAGTTTATTATATGATAAAGAAATTTCAATGTATAAAAAAAGTTATCAAATAAATAATTTGCGAAAATCAATAAATAAAACGGAGGGCTAG